The Triticum urartu cultivar G1812 chromosome 5, Tu2.1, whole genome shotgun sequence genome contains the following window.
GACTCGGCATGCATGTCGCGGCTGCACGCTCTGGGCTCTGGCGTTGGGGGAAAAAGAAAAGCCGTCCTATTTAAGCACGCCCGGCCGCCGCACTCTGACGGCCcgctcacacacacacacactctcgcTCCTCTCGCTCTTGTCTTGCCACACAGGCGGGCGAGTGACGCGGCTCATCATACCGAGGGAGGCCGTTGCACCATGGAGACAGCGCAGGAAAGAGAGCTGCTGCAGCGGCTGCCGCTGCAGCTGCAGGGGTGGCCTTTCCACGCCATGCCGCCCAGCTTCGACgccggcagcggcggcagcggcagcagcagcatgAGCAGCGACTCCTTCCTGCTCGGCTGGGAGCCGCCGTTCGGCGGCTGCTTCGGCCTCGCCGACGCGCAGCTCCACGACCTCTTCCCGCTCTGTACGTCGTGCGCGCGCCTGCCCGGCATCATGCCCGCGCTCTGTTTCCCTCTCCCGCAGCTCCGGCGGAGAATTGAACTCGCCGTTTCTTCGACTGCAGGCATGATGGAGCCGCTCCCGCTGTCGCCGGCCGCGACGTCCACGGCGGCGGGCCTCCCGTCGGAGCAGCAGGGCCCGGCGCCGGCGGCAATGCCCAACGGGGAGCTCGGCGACCTCCTGCTGGTACATACACAATGCCCATCCTTATCTCTCGCGTCCGAATTAACTACGGCGGCAGTTTCTTGCGAGATTTCCTCGGCCGTGTGAAAACCGTCGCTTTCTCTCATTGTTTGCTCTCGGCAGAATTTCTGGGACGCCGGTGATGCCAGCGAGCGGCCGGTCGCAATCAATTCAGGCTGCGTGGCACCGCAGCAGCACGAGAAGAGCAGCCAGAGCAGCGCTGCCACCGCCACGAACTCTTTCCTCTGTAAGCAAAGCCCCTCCCTCCCTCCATCCCTCCCTCAGACTCCATTGATCGACTTGAGCTCTCGCTAGGCCTGTGCGCTTTCTCTACTATAGGCCTCTGCCCCGGTCCTTGGCACATCACCAAGGAGGCAAGGACAAAACACAAAGTCGTAGAGCTCGCATTTAACAATGGAGCTTGTCAATGCCATGCGTTCAAAAAACGCCATGTGGGCCCGGGTGGGTGGGGTGGGGCCCGGCCGAGATTAGCAGCGCCTAATTGTCATGACCTTGATGACCCTATGATTTGCGCATGGTAATATATAGAAGTATATTATAGTACTATCCTGGTAGGATTGCACCATAATAGTGTTGCAATGTGCATGTTATAATATAATAGTGTGGACTTGTTAGTGTGAGCACGTAGAGACAGGCGCTTCTTTTCAAGTAAAGACAGATGTGGGTGTTACATGCTTAGACGGTAGCAAAGATTCTAATCTTGTGCGGGACTGCTCCTGCCAAAGTCGCACCTTTTACGTGATCACTTCATTATTTTCAAGGCGCATTGGGTGTGTGAATTGGATGATTATTAACCGGTTGATGATCGCCGCCGCAGATGATGAGGACGATCTTTTGGGCTCCATTTTCTCCAAGAGGCCCACCATGGCAGAAGAACCGCCCGTGCTCCTCCTCGCCCCGGCGGAGGCGGAGCCCCTCCTCagcacctcctcctcctccagctgCCACGCGGGCCCACCCGCCAGCGGCGCCGGCGGGGCCCGGCCGCAGgacgccaccgccaccgccgtgCCAAGTGGCGCGCGGGCCCCGCCGCTCCCCCGCTGCTCCTCCTCGTCGCTCAAACGCGCGACACCGGAAGGTGCTCTTCCGACCTCGACGCGACACGCCTCACAGTCGCCTCCACCCACTCCCAAGAACCGTCTAATCACATAATCTAAGGCGTAATTAACTTTGACTGGCGTCGGTGTCTGGCAGCAGCGGCGGAGTCGGCGTCGGCGGAGGCGGAGTGCAGCCAGAGCGGCGGCAAGCGGCGGAGGGCGGCGTCGGGAAGCGTGCTGTGCCCGTTCGCGGTGCTGAAGCCCGACGGGCTGGACGGCGGCGCGACGCTGGCGGACATCAACGCGCGCATCCTCATGCGGCCGGCGCGGCCCGTGCGGCACCCCGTCGGCGAGTACGCGTGCGCGCCGCGCGTGCTGGCGGCCGACGCGCCGGGCATCTCCGGCAGGGCCGTCTCGGGGTTCACGCGGCTGCACACCCCCGGCCGCGGCACCATCACCATCATGAGGACGCGAGGCTGATGCGTCCATCATTGCAGCACGCCATGTCTGCCTGCCGCGCCCATGGACGACGACGTATGATGATGGTGTGCTCCGTGTAGATTAGCCCGGCTCAATCAGTGCGTGCATGGCTAGCTAGATAGACGCTCGATCGCTAGCCAGCACGTAGTAGCAGTATCCCGAGTTCCGATGCAGTGTAATTATATGCTCGATCACATAAGGAGTGAGTGGGTCAGTGAATGAATAAAATCCTTCCATTTCTCTTCTCCGGATCTCGTCTTTGATCTTTCTTCTTCTCGGATGCTCTGATAGCGATAGCGAAGGCTTCCTTGGATCGTCCGTCCGTCGCCGTAGCAAGGAACAAGAGAGCCGGCtggtggccccttgtccttgtgcTCCTGGTAGCCAAGCAGGCTGTGCGTGTTTACGGCCGCATACCTACAGCCCCGAAAAGCTGAAAGCAACTGCCTTTCCTTTTGTCTGCAAGGCATGGGCCCGCCCCTTAATTCGAGCTGCCTCCATGTCAAGCTCTTTGCATGAgatctttttctttctttttgtaaAAGAATGGACTTGACTTGAGCATACCACATTGTTAATCACTCACCGCAAAGCCTCCCTCTGGAATGGCTTCTTTCCGTTTGTTTAAAATATACttcctccgtttcaaaatagatgactcaactttatactaactttagtattccttttgttcaTTTCTATAAGACCTTTCAGACAATATGCAAAACAACCTATTTTGAATTGTccgaaacgacttacaaaagtgaacggagggagtataaagttgggtcatctattttggaatggatggagtaaaGTCAAACACCGTCCGGCAAAGAGAATATACGAAGGATAAAGACGGTGGTAGAGCAGGGCATGGTAAAAACCACCACCATCCAAAGCGGGACGAGCAGATCAGTCAAATGATTAAGAAAATAAAGGAAGACGAGCTTGATTTGAGGAAATGAAAGTAGAGAGTTGGAGACGGGAGCACGGCAAAGGCAAAGCGCGACGGGATTCATCATTGTGGTCACGCAAAAGCAGAGCAAAGCGTGGCCGCCGGGGGCACTGTAGCGTGCTCGCCCGCTACACGGGCAGGGCACGGCACGGCACGGCGGCGAACGCTACGGCGGAGCAGAGCATGTCACAAAAGGGAAATGTTCCCCCTgccctgctgctgctgctgctgccgcgaTTCAAACGAGAGGGTACTACGTACGTAGATCGATCGAGTGGCTGGCTGGCTGGTGGGAAAAAAGTCAGGGGCGCACAAGGTTCCAGGACTGCCGGTGAGATGATGCGCGCGGCAGGTCAACACGCCGGCGCTGGGAGATAATGTGGGCATTGCCTGTGTTGCTCATGGGGATTTCGTAGGGCGCAGGTGGTGGATTCCGGCGGAATTTGGGCGTCAGTTTTGTGATGAGTGCCGTCGTCCTGGCTCTGTGGCTCGTGCATGATCGAGGCTGCGGTCAAAGCTGTTCCGTGGATTCCAAATTCATGACATCAATCGGACGGCGTGGACGCTGGATGGATGGCTGGGGGTGTATCCTGTGAGTGTGTGTGGTGGGACAATGGTTGACAGAGGTTAGGTTAGGTCAGCCATGCACCAACTTTTGAATTAAATGCGTGTAAGCAGAGGATTGTCGAATCAAAAGTGGTGTTGGGCTTTTCAGTTTCAAAATCTGGGATTCATGATTCAGCTAAAGTTGGATAATCTGAGGCAAGTTTGGTTTGCGGGGATCATAGTCTCGTTCCTCGTTCGTAGGAATTTGAAAATAATGTCCAATTGGATTTGTAAAATTCATGTGTGTGTTTTTTCCTTTGAATAGGATATCAAACGGAAATTTTCGCCATTTTTTCTTGGCTACATTCCTTTGAATCAAATGTATGAATAGTATCATTGTAGGAAAAAAAAATTATCTTATGGTTTTCCTCCATTTATCCTTTGAACAAAAGAGGCCATTCATACCTTTCTGTAGGAGCACTCGAAGTAAATTTCAGATGTGAATATTCTACTCCACCGGTTTTTATTTACTTTCAATATTAGTTTTGTCTTAAGTCAAACTTTGCTAATTTTGGCCAACTATAGATAACAAATTGTTAACTGCTCAGTACCAAACCAATACCATTAGattctttttttttgcgggtgaaataccattagattcatcattGGATACATTTTCACGTCATATATACTCACTTTGTCTCAAATATATAAGGCAGAGTAAATACTCATATTATTTTCTATAAACTTTGTCTCTGGATATATTTTGAGACAGGGGggtatttgttatggtaaatactcgtatttttttctataaactttGTCAATTTTATAAAGTTTCACTTTACACAAACCTAATATGTAAAGTAAATACAAACATAGAGAATATTTGCTACGTATAACTAGGAGGATTTTTCTTCTTCCAGCTGAGTATATTAAACTCAACTTTATCTCCTTCCCTTGGCGGCTAGGGCAAACTCTTCCCTCCATACTTCGCCAGCCAGCCCGTGGATTAGCCTCCCCTCCGCCTGACGCTCCGGAGTCCGGTGGTGGGGAGGGAAATCCCGGTGCCTCCGCTTCGGTTAGTAGTTTAGGTTAGAGTTTTTTAGTCCTCGCAGGTGTGGCGCTCGAGTGGATGGCGGCGCTTTTTGTTCAAGTTTGTATTTCGTGCTCTGATTCTCCTCGAATTCGTCCATCTGGACATAGTCGACAGAGCTCCGGCGTAGATTCCTGCCGTCTCCTTGGAGCGGTGAGGTTAGAATTTCCCGTCGTGTGGCGAAATTTGGTGTCAGGTGTTTCAGATCCATTCAACGGTTCAACGACGACAACTGCGGCTCTAGGATGCTAGTTCTTAGGGGCACATGCATGAAGACTTTCCGGCTGTCATCGACAAGGTCAAGCCGGCTCCATAAGGGAGCGGCGACAGCGGCGCGTTGGCGGCTCCTTTTAGTGGCGGCGGTGATCGTTCGGTGGTCTCAGTATCTTAATGTAACTTTTAGGACTTCGTACTTCCGGTGAATTTTCATAATAAATCTGAATCGTTTTCATAAAAAAAACTTATCTCCTTTTTTTTATGAAACCACAACATATCCATTACTATGTATATGACTGTATTGGGGATGCATGAAAACATGAGACTCCCTATTTTACCTTCGACCTACCAACAGCTACCACCCATTTGATGCATGGGCCATTCCACCTTGTTGAGATCCCTCTCGTGTTAAAGTACTCGTGACATAGCGTTGAGGCATTATTTAACGCGAAGAACTTCACGAGGCATGATTCGGTCCAAGGTTTTTGGTAGAGCTAGAGCGTGCATGCAGTTACTGCCGCACCCACCTACATATATAAGCTGGCCTACATATGTTAACGTGCGCGGCAAACTCGTGGGTGGGTGGAATCAGCGCAGATCAATTCTGCGCCTGTAATTAGTGCATCTGCAGAGTGTATATTTGGTTTCAAAGCTGCGGGCTAATGCAAGCCTGGCAGTGTCCCAAACTTCCAACACACAAAAATAATGCAGATTTTGACTGCTGAAAGCTTATGACAAGGCGCCAGGAAAGGCATGCAGGCAGCGGAAAAGTCGAGTTGAATTCGTTGCATGCACGCATGTTTGTtgagggcatctccagccgttcgccTCCCAGGGCGTCTAAATAGAGCGGCCTGGGGCTGTGCCGGCGCTGGTTCGGCCTCTGGGGGCGACCTAGCTCCTAGTCACACCCCCAAGCGCCGGCCCCAGGATGCGAGAAATTTAAAACTTGGTCGTTCCCGTCCTCAAAAGACGCCACAAATCCGGCGATCGGACGTAGTCTGGCGTTATAAAAAACAGAGCGTCGCACGCCGCAAGTTCGCGTGCATGATTCACTCGGCGGGGTCGGCTCCAGGCGTTGGTGGAGTCGGCGTGCTCGGGCTCGGCGGTGTCGGAGCTGCTTCGGTGCTGGGCTGTGTCGGCACGACTTCGGCACTGCTGGGCGGCGACGTAGAGGCGTCGTTCGGGCTTGGCGTCCGTGTGATCGTGGGCGCGGGAGCTtgcgtcgtcggcgtcgtcggcGTTGCCGT
Protein-coding sequences here:
- the LOC125509511 gene encoding uncharacterized protein LOC125509511 isoform X1; its protein translation is METAQERELLQRLPLQLQGWPFHAMPPSFDAGSGGSGSSSMSSDSFLLGWEPPFGGCFGLADAQLHDLFPLCMMEPLPLSPAATSTAAGLPSEQQGPAPAAMPNGELGDLLLNFWDAGDASERPVAINSGCVAPQQHEKSSQSSAATATNSFLYDEDDLLGSIFSKRPTMAEEPPVLLLAPAEAEPLLSTSSSSSCHAGPPASGAGGARPQDATATAVPSGARAPPLPRCSSSSLKRATPEAAAESASAEAECSQSGGKRRRAASGSVLCPFAVLKPDGLDGGATLADINARILMRPARPVRHPVGEYACAPRVLAADAPGISGRAVSGFTRLHTPGRGTITIMRTRG
- the LOC125509511 gene encoding uncharacterized protein LOC125509511 isoform X2, translated to METAQERELLQRLPLQLQGWPFHAMPPSFDAGSGGSGSSSMSSDSFLLGWEPPFGGCFGLADAQLHDLFPLCMMEPLPLSPAATSTAAGLPSEQQGPAPAAMPNGELGDLLLNFWDAGDASERPVAINSGCVAPQQHEKSSQSSAATATNSFLYDEDDLLGSIFSKRPTMAEEPPVLLLAPAEAEPLLSTSSSSSCHAGPPASGAGGARPQDATATAVPSGARAPPLPRCSSSSLKRATPEAAESASAEAECSQSGGKRRRAASGSVLCPFAVLKPDGLDGGATLADINARILMRPARPVRHPVGEYACAPRVLAADAPGISGRAVSGFTRLHTPGRGTITIMRTRG